The proteins below come from a single Candidatus Rokuibacteriota bacterium genomic window:
- a CDS encoding ABC transporter ATP-binding protein, which translates to MIPVRIEAVAKRFGLVEALRGVTIEFGAGKLTAILGPSGCGKTTLLRAIAGFAPVDAGRIFFDRDDVTALPPQVRGTAMVFQNYALWPHMSVFDNVAYGLRRKRLPSGDIRRRVLAALDLVEIGDAAGIAQRKPGALSGGQQQRVALARALVVEPRVLLLDEPLSNLDAKVRQRLRIEVRRLQRRIGTTMIYVTHDQEEALAIADRVVLMHAGDVVQEGSPEQIYLEPTSAFAADFLGVSNRLDATAEAGLLRMGEQALAYAGPLRGPVQAIVRSSDLSLDASLEQGAVTTLKGVLEESLFLGAHYRHYVRVGDAVLLVDGPAPAKPGAVEIRIPVSRLRVYPGAGHP; encoded by the coding sequence GTGATCCCCGTCCGCATCGAAGCGGTCGCGAAGCGCTTTGGCTTGGTCGAGGCGCTTCGGGGCGTGACGATCGAGTTCGGCGCGGGCAAGCTGACCGCCATCCTCGGTCCGTCGGGCTGCGGGAAGACCACGCTGCTCCGGGCCATCGCGGGCTTTGCGCCTGTCGACGCGGGCCGTATCTTCTTCGACCGGGACGACGTCACGGCGCTGCCGCCGCAGGTGCGTGGGACGGCCATGGTCTTCCAGAACTACGCGCTCTGGCCCCACATGAGTGTCTTCGACAATGTCGCCTACGGTTTGCGTCGCAAGCGGCTGCCATCCGGGGACATCCGGCGGCGAGTACTGGCGGCCCTCGACCTCGTCGAGATCGGCGATGCCGCCGGCATCGCGCAGCGCAAGCCGGGGGCGCTCTCGGGTGGTCAGCAGCAGCGCGTGGCGCTGGCGCGCGCCCTTGTCGTGGAGCCACGCGTGCTGCTGCTGGACGAGCCACTCTCCAACCTCGACGCCAAGGTGCGCCAGCGGCTGCGCATCGAGGTCCGCCGGCTCCAGCGCCGCATCGGGACGACCATGATCTACGTGACGCACGATCAGGAGGAGGCGCTTGCCATCGCCGACCGTGTGGTGCTGATGCACGCGGGCGATGTGGTGCAGGAGGGCTCGCCCGAACAGATCTATCTGGAACCGACGAGCGCCTTCGCCGCGGATTTCCTCGGCGTGTCGAACCGGCTCGACGCCACGGCCGAGGCCGGGTTGCTGCGGATGGGCGAACAGGCGCTGGCGTACGCGGGGCCGCTCCGCGGGCCAGTGCAGGCGATCGTACGCTCGTCCGACCTGTCGCTCGATGCATCGCTCGAGCAGGGCGCGGTGACAACGCTCAAGGGCGTCCTCGAGGAAAGCCTGTTCCTGGGCGCGCACTATCGCCACTACGTGCGGGTGGGTGACGCGGTGCTGCTGGTGGACGGGCCTGCCCCCGCGAAGCCCGGCGCCGTGGAGATTCGAATTCCCGTCAGCCGGCTGCGGGTCTACCCGGGAGCCGGCCATCCATGA